A window of Puniceicoccaceae bacterium contains these coding sequences:
- a CDS encoding type II toxin-antitoxin system RelE/ParE family toxin yields MRRIQFYRTEAGTCPVEEFLDYLNPKQSKKVLWVMQMVRQMPKPPVQYFKKLIGTDLWEIRTQLGSDAFRLIGFFDGEQLIILTSGFAKKTQRTPKQEIETAKQRMKDYFNKKE; encoded by the coding sequence ATGCGCAGGATTCAGTTTTACAGAACAGAAGCCGGGACATGTCCTGTTGAAGAGTTTCTGGACTACTTGAATCCTAAGCAGTCGAAGAAAGTTCTTTGGGTGATGCAGATGGTTCGGCAAATGCCAAAACCACCTGTTCAGTATTTCAAAAAACTCATTGGAACCGATTTGTGGGAGATAAGAACACAATTGGGTTCTGATGCGTTTAGGTTGATTGGATTTTTTGATGGAGAACAACTCATCATTTTGACGAGCGGATTTGCGAAGAAGACACAAAGAACGCCGAAGCAAGAAATCGAAACAGCCAAGCAACGAATGAAAGATTATTTTAACAAGAAGGAGTAA